GGTTCGCTGTCCCTACTGTGGCAGTAAGATACTCTACAAGCCCCGACCCAAGGTCGCGAGAAGGGTCAAAGCCATCTGAACCTTTTCTTTCGAAAGGCTTTTATCAACTAACCCCAACGAGTGGTTGCTATGATGCTGATAACGACTTCCCACCGACCGACGAGGAGGACGAGGAGCTTCGGTCACGACTTGGAGAGGGTTTTCCCCAACTCCCTTTACCTAACCAGGGGAAAGAAGACAATCCAGGATTTGCTCATGGAAGCATATGACAGGAACTACGAGAGACTCCTAATAATCAACGTCTGGAAGGGAAACCCCCTCAAGATGACCTTTATCAAGGTGGACCCCGAGGACTGGGGTTACCTCGGCTACCTCTACCTCCACGGCATTAAGCTCCAGCGTGAGATGGGTTTCAGGAACC
The sequence above is a segment of the Thermococcus sp. genome. Coding sequences within it:
- a CDS encoding DNA-directed RNA polymerase subunit P → MVRAIYRCAKCGREVELDLATTREVRCPYCGSKILYKPRPKVARRVKAI